In Plectropomus leopardus isolate mb chromosome 20, YSFRI_Pleo_2.0, whole genome shotgun sequence, one DNA window encodes the following:
- the nxnl2 gene encoding nucleoredoxin-like protein 2, with product MVEVFTGRPLLNKDGDLVDPEEALRNKVVGIYFSAGWCPPCRDFTPILCDFYTELVEESEPPAQFEIVFISSDKSTDDMVEYYHDMHGDWLALPWTDDYKHELKQRYKITAVPKLVIVKENGDVITDKGRKQIRDRGLACFRSWLDAAEIFQNFKG from the exons ATGGTAGAGGTGTTTACCGGGCGGCCACTGCTGAACAAAGACGGGGACTTAGTGGATCCTGAGGAGGCGCTGAGAAACAAAGTGGTGGGGATCTACTTTTCTGCAGGATGGTGTCCTCCTTGTCGCGATTTTACACCCATCCTGTGCGATTTCTACACGGAGCTGGTGGAGGAGAGCGAACCTCCGGCTCAGTTTGAGATAGTTTTTATCTCCTCTGACAAGTCGACCGATGACATGGTTGAATATTATCACGATATGCACGGAGACTGGCTGGCGCTGCCCTGGACGGACGATTACAAACA tgAGTTAAAGCAGCGCTACAAGATCACAGCGGTGCCCAAACTGGTGATCGTGAAGGAGAACGGGGACGTGATCACAGACAAGGGCAGGAAACAGATCAGAGACCGAGGCCTGGCCTGCTTCAGGTCCTGGCTCGACGCTGCCGAGATCTTCCAGAACTTTAAGGGTTAG
- the gng10 gene encoding guanine nucleotide-binding protein G(I)/G(S)/G(O) subunit gamma-10 yields the protein MPISAVSSSVERLKGIFSQGIFFLPPKQISNNMTSNSNLSNMRRLVEQLKLEASVERIKVSQAAAELQQYCLQNAGKDALLVGVPTGSNPFREPRSCAVV from the exons ATGCCCATTAGTGCCGTCAGCTCCAGTGTTGAAAGACTGAAGGGGATTTTTTCacaaggaattttttttctcccaccaAAACAAATTTCCAACAACATGACCTCTAATTCCAATTTATCCAACATGCGACGGCTGGTGGAACAACTGAAGCTCGAGGCCAGTGTGGAGAGGATCAAG GTGTCCCAGGCGGCTGCAGAGCTCCAGCAGTACTGTCTGCAGAACGCAGGCAAAGACGCTTTGCTGGTCGGAGTCCCCACAGGCAGCAACCCCTTCAGAGAGCCACGCTCCTGTGCTGTAGTGTGA
- the btc gene encoding probetacellulin codes for MAKVYRLYLGIAAALALCKYSLAEWNATDESANRTVSHCHHHGNGDNCTDTTDTGQWGSHFSKCPEELTNYCIHGECRYIKEQQAPSCRCHRGYIGARCEYMDLDWLIGEKRQIIIACVIAGLVFLILVIVFICICSGRRCRCCWRRRRRREEPRNGTEKLRMMDTNVTHTTSTADSTEPPLTNAV; via the exons ATGGCCAAGGTGTACAGACTCTATTTAGGAATAGCAGCAG CTCTGGCCTTATGCAAATACTCCCTGGCAGAATGGAATGCCACGGACGAGTCTGCCAATCGGACTGTGTCCCACTGtcatcaccatggcaacggaGACAATTGCACAG ACACAACAGACACGGGGCAGTGGGGCAGCCACTTCTCAAAATGCCCCGAGGAACTAACAAACTACTGCATCCACGGAGAGTGCCGTTACATTAAGGAACAACAGGCACCGTCTTGCAG gTGTCACCGTGGTTACATTGGTGCCAGGTGTGAGTATATGGACCTGGATTGGCTGATAGGAGAGAAGCGACAAATCATAATTGCCTGTGTCATCGCAGGACTCGTTTTCCTCATTCTCGTCATTGTATTCATCTGCATTTGTTCAGG tCGTAGATGCAGGTGTTGTTGGCGGAGGAGAAGACGGAGGGAAGAACCGCGAAACGGGACAGAGAAGCTCAGAATGATGGACACCAACGTGACACACACAACCTCAACAGCAGACTCAACAGAGCCACCGCTCACCAACGCTGtgtga